Proteins co-encoded in one Acinetobacter lwoffii genomic window:
- a CDS encoding efflux transporter outer membrane subunit: MQMNLTKLASALLLGSSLVGCAAVVKTPYEQPALNMPGSFQNNKVLSQQIHADILADQWWTLFKDPQLNNLVNEVLAQNTDLAVAGISLQQARIQARQAQSQQGVRVGDARISTGHRFSLDGGGDSSTGISLGYPGLSYELDLFGKLANQTEAARWEALASEEDLQATAQSLIGTTAQLYWQLAYLNERYSVVQQNLATAQKTYDLVRVQYRAGAVSGLDLTQAEQAIQSQQATLSQIEQQRVETRTGLAVLLHMPVQQLAIQEPSRLPNIQLPSIQADLPASLLSRRPDLRATELRLRKALANKDANKASYYPSISLTGNLTTGIGSSTSLSNALKNPVATLGAGLTLPFLQWNDMKRDLQVNELEYEKAIMQYRQTMYEAFSDVENALSNRTELTKQVALQQRNVELAERTERLTEVRYRNGAVALKNLLDAQETTRNARLSLVQTRQNQYNAYVTLMQALGGSPIKQLP, translated from the coding sequence ATGCAAATGAATTTAACCAAGCTTGCCAGTGCCCTTTTGCTGGGAAGCTCGCTGGTCGGTTGTGCCGCAGTGGTAAAAACACCGTATGAACAGCCTGCGCTTAATATGCCGGGCAGCTTTCAAAACAATAAGGTGCTTAGTCAGCAGATTCATGCCGATATTCTGGCAGATCAATGGTGGACTTTATTTAAAGATCCGCAATTAAATAATTTGGTGAATGAAGTATTGGCGCAGAATACCGACCTGGCAGTGGCTGGCATTAGTTTACAACAGGCCCGCATTCAAGCCAGACAGGCTCAAAGCCAGCAAGGCGTTCGTGTCGGTGATGCAAGAATTTCAACGGGCCATCGTTTTAGCCTAGATGGTGGTGGCGATTCTTCGACCGGTATTTCTCTGGGTTATCCGGGCTTAAGCTATGAACTGGATCTGTTTGGCAAACTGGCCAATCAAACCGAAGCCGCTCGCTGGGAGGCCTTAGCCTCTGAAGAAGACTTGCAGGCAACTGCTCAGAGCCTGATCGGCACCACAGCGCAACTCTATTGGCAACTGGCTTATCTGAATGAACGTTATAGCGTGGTACAGCAAAATCTGGCGACCGCGCAAAAAACCTATGATCTGGTGCGAGTGCAATATCGTGCCGGCGCAGTATCCGGTCTGGATTTAACCCAGGCGGAACAGGCGATTCAAAGCCAACAGGCAACCTTAAGCCAGATTGAACAACAACGTGTGGAAACACGTACCGGACTCGCGGTATTGCTGCACATGCCGGTTCAACAGCTCGCGATTCAAGAGCCAAGTCGTTTACCGAATATTCAATTGCCGAGTATTCAGGCCGACTTACCGGCAAGTTTATTGTCACGTCGTCCTGACCTTCGAGCGACTGAACTGCGCTTGCGTAAGGCACTGGCCAATAAAGATGCCAACAAAGCCAGCTACTATCCATCCATTAGTTTGACCGGTAATCTGACCACCGGTATTGGCAGCAGTACGTCCCTCTCCAATGCACTGAAAAATCCGGTTGCAACTTTAGGTGCTGGCCTGACTTTGCCATTCCTGCAATGGAATGACATGAAACGTGATCTGCAAGTCAATGAGCTGGAATACGAAAAAGCGATTATGCAATATCGCCAGACCATGTATGAGGCCTTTTCCGATGTGGAAAATGCCTTGTCGAATCGTACTGAGCTCACTAAGCAGGTTGCATTACAGCAACGTAATGTCGAACTGGCTGAACGTACCGAACGCCTGACTGAAGTACGTTATCGTAATGGCGCGGTGGCGTTAAAGAACCTGCTGGATGCACAGGAAACTACGCGCAATGCGCGGCTGTCTTTGGTGCAAACCCGACAGAATCAATATAATGCCTATGTCACCTTGATGCAGGCATTGGGTGGTAGCCCGATTAAACAATTGCCTTAA
- a CDS encoding tetratricopeptide repeat protein — MWFLLVLILGIGALAIWMWKRPDPVKRDQAKAVQHDLWIEQIDAQLKHAARLSSDPEYPNYERAYQIYQGLAQQQEIPQAYVGMGLMHLQGLGHEQNTEKAISYLDKAFRLGSDEAAYHLGRIHEGEAYQQADPEKALYWYRHAVARGNLDAQYRITELSSTEGQPQNEMTAEKQRLALLIQNAGQGHANSQYQLAQYYLADSTTQDLVQGIHYLFLAAQQDHLAANQQIADDYGHGQILPQDLMQSLQFIKRCISLGDQKGLYDYYAGVLQGRIDTDQRQRVFQHLLQQSKEHADAQAKTLIGLAYFHGWYVDKNETMAFRYWSEAANSQHAPALCMIAALYFEQHLVANEPQKAFELYQAAYQLSPEDVSAQMGLALCYLNGIGTVKDTDKATQMIQKAAQQYWQIEARSEADLIYSVGWFYSLAEYPLPTRDKAVQYLNQAVTKGSKEAAWFLYQALSGIYPVFVNNLELANRYLHQAAQLGHAQAQAELGLKYLEGQQIAQDIALGLSYLQKAAAQQNGVALNALGEAYEQGQGVESNIEQAVQYYQQAAAQVNADAYSHLGRLYTKGIGVERDIGIARDWLEKGSLLGHERSIELLKNVNAYLQMK, encoded by the coding sequence ATGTGGTTCTTGCTGGTATTGATTTTGGGGATAGGGGCGTTGGCGATCTGGATGTGGAAACGTCCGGATCCGGTGAAACGTGATCAGGCGAAGGCTGTACAACATGATTTATGGATTGAGCAGATTGATGCTCAACTGAAACATGCAGCACGTTTGAGTTCAGATCCGGAATATCCGAATTATGAACGTGCCTATCAGATTTATCAGGGGCTGGCCCAGCAACAGGAAATCCCACAAGCCTATGTAGGCATGGGTCTGATGCATCTGCAAGGTCTGGGACATGAGCAAAATACTGAAAAAGCCATTAGCTACCTAGACAAAGCCTTTCGCTTGGGCAGTGATGAAGCGGCTTATCATTTGGGGCGGATTCATGAAGGGGAGGCATATCAACAGGCTGACCCGGAAAAAGCTTTGTATTGGTACCGACATGCGGTAGCACGTGGCAATCTGGATGCCCAATATCGTATTACTGAACTTTCTTCTACCGAAGGCCAGCCTCAAAATGAGATGACTGCAGAAAAACAGCGTCTGGCATTATTAATTCAAAATGCCGGGCAGGGTCATGCCAATTCGCAGTATCAGTTGGCTCAGTATTATTTGGCAGATTCAACAACCCAAGATTTAGTGCAAGGAATTCATTATCTGTTTCTGGCGGCACAACAAGATCATTTGGCCGCTAATCAGCAGATCGCCGATGATTATGGGCATGGACAGATTCTCCCCCAAGACCTGATGCAATCGCTGCAATTTATTAAACGCTGTATCAGTCTCGGTGACCAGAAAGGTCTCTATGATTATTATGCCGGTGTGTTACAAGGCCGTATCGATACCGACCAGCGTCAACGCGTGTTCCAGCATTTATTGCAGCAGTCCAAAGAGCATGCCGATGCACAAGCCAAGACTTTAATCGGGCTGGCTTATTTTCATGGCTGGTATGTTGATAAAAATGAAACCATGGCATTTCGTTACTGGTCGGAAGCGGCCAACAGTCAGCATGCGCCTGCATTATGCATGATTGCTGCGCTGTATTTTGAGCAGCACCTGGTGGCCAACGAACCGCAAAAAGCATTTGAGTTATATCAGGCTGCCTATCAGCTTAGTCCTGAAGATGTGTCTGCGCAGATGGGGCTAGCGCTGTGTTATTTAAACGGTATAGGCACAGTTAAAGATACGGATAAAGCCACACAAATGATTCAGAAGGCTGCACAACAGTATTGGCAGATTGAAGCTCGGTCTGAGGCGGATCTGATTTATAGCGTCGGCTGGTTTTATAGTCTGGCTGAATATCCATTGCCGACACGTGATAAAGCTGTCCAGTACCTGAATCAGGCCGTTACCAAAGGTTCGAAAGAGGCAGCCTGGTTCCTGTACCAAGCCCTGTCAGGCATTTATCCTGTCTTTGTGAACAATTTAGAGTTGGCAAATCGCTATCTGCATCAAGCTGCGCAATTGGGTCATGCCCAGGCACAAGCAGAATTGGGCTTGAAGTATCTTGAAGGGCAACAGATTGCGCAGGATATTGCCTTAGGCTTGAGCTATCTGCAAAAAGCAGCCGCTCAGCAGAATGGTGTGGCGCTAAATGCTCTGGGTGAAGCCTATGAGCAAGGTCAAGGTGTTGAGAGTAATATTGAGCAAGCCGTACAGTATTATCAGCAGGCGGCAGCGCAGGTGAATGCAGATGCCTATAGTCATCTTGGGCGTTTATATACCAAAGGCATTGGCGTGGAGCGTGATATTGGGATTGCACGGGACTGGCTGGAAAAGGGCAGTTTGCTCGGACATGAACGATCAATTGAATTATTGAAAAATGTGAATGCGTATTTGCAAATGAAATAA
- a CDS encoding tRNA threonylcarbamoyladenosine dehydratase: MTELLQDDEYERRFAGVAKIYGEDSFSHYEKSHVTVIGIGGVGSWAVEALARSGVGELSLVDMDVVAASNINRQLPAMSTTLGHEKIAVMAERCHAINPRIKINLIDDYLTPENIKEILAGNPDLILDCIDDVKAKFALMLHCRFNKIPLIVSGGAGGKLDPLKIRVADLSKTEQDPMLAKLRAQLRGKGICKKPKEKFGITCVYSIDNPFSSADVCASAGLRCGGYGSAVVVTSSFAMVAVAEGLKKLDSKRAKA; the protein is encoded by the coding sequence ATGACTGAACTGCTTCAAGACGATGAATATGAGCGCCGCTTTGCGGGTGTTGCCAAAATTTATGGAGAAGACAGCTTCAGTCATTATGAAAAAAGTCATGTGACGGTGATTGGCATCGGTGGTGTCGGTTCTTGGGCAGTAGAAGCGCTGGCACGTAGCGGTGTGGGCGAGCTGAGTTTGGTCGATATGGATGTGGTGGCGGCATCCAATATTAATCGTCAATTGCCTGCCATGAGCACGACCTTGGGCCATGAAAAAATTGCAGTGATGGCCGAGCGTTGTCATGCCATTAATCCACGGATCAAGATTAATCTGATTGATGACTATCTGACGCCGGAAAATATCAAAGAAATTTTAGCAGGTAATCCTGATTTAATTCTCGACTGTATTGATGATGTGAAGGCCAAATTTGCCTTGATGCTGCATTGTCGCTTTAACAAGATTCCCTTGATTGTGTCAGGCGGAGCAGGCGGTAAACTGGATCCCCTGAAAATTCGTGTCGCAGACTTATCTAAAACCGAACAGGACCCGATGCTGGCCAAATTGCGTGCCCAGTTACGCGGCAAAGGTATTTGTAAAAAACCTAAAGAAAAATTCGGCATTACCTGTGTCTATTCAATCGATAATCCGTTCTCGAGTGCCGATGTCTGTGCCAGTGCCGGCTTGCGCTGTGGTGGTTATGGCTCTGCCGTGGTGGTGACTTCAAGCTTTGCCATGGTCGCTGTGGCAGAAGGCTTGAAGAAGCTGGATAGTAAAAGAGCAAAAGCCTGA
- the orn gene encoding oligoribonuclease, producing MSSTADTRLIWIDLEMTGLDTDNDQIIEIATIVTDDNLNILAEGPVLAVHQPARLLNAMDEWNTRQHGQSGLIERVRRSKLTAQDAEQQTIEFLKKWVNPKSSPMCGNSICQDRRFLHRLMPELEQYFHYRNLDVSSVKELAKRWRPEIMSGLKKNASHLAMDDIRDSIAELKYYRQYFFIMNKD from the coding sequence ATGAGCAGCACCGCTGATACCCGCCTGATTTGGATTGACCTTGAAATGACAGGTCTAGACACAGACAATGATCAAATTATTGAAATTGCAACAATTGTAACCGATGACAATTTGAATATTCTGGCAGAAGGTCCTGTGCTCGCGGTGCATCAGCCTGCACGTCTGTTAAATGCCATGGATGAGTGGAACACTCGTCAACATGGTCAATCGGGTCTGATTGAACGGGTGCGTCGCAGTAAACTGACGGCTCAGGATGCAGAACAGCAAACCATTGAATTCCTGAAAAAATGGGTCAATCCAAAGTCATCCCCGATGTGTGGCAACTCGATCTGTCAGGATCGCCGTTTCTTGCACCGCCTGATGCCTGAGCTGGAACAATATTTCCACTACCGTAATCTGGATGTATCTTCAGTGAAAGAGCTGGCAAAACGCTGGCGTCCTGAAATCATGAGTGGTCTCAAGAAAAATGCTTCGCATCTGGCGATGGATGACATTCGTGATTCAATTGCCGAACTGAAATACTATCGTCAATATTTCTTTATCATGAATAAAGACTAA
- the rsgA gene encoding ribosome small subunit-dependent GTPase A: MALIRKRRLTEQQQRRIQKQQKTRQEDLDTSSDLEGLVVQHYGRQLEVQALSRPDIHPEKPVVADGEPEPFWKEIELDSVWRCHTRTNLDLLVTGDRVKWQADPNTGLGIITAIHPRKSLLTRPDRYHKVKPVAANISLIVIVFAPLPEPAPGLIDRYLVACADADIPALLVMNKADLLKENDPILTLLQEYQDLGYEVMQTQSDGDLTALSNRLENETVAFVGQSGVGKSTLINAIVPDAAQKTNIISENSALGQHTTTSTRLIGFGEGAALIDSPGIREFGLWHLTLDKVQSGFPEIENLLGHCQFRNCTHKHEKQCALRQAAAAGEILPRRLDSYLRLIDEITEAQQKN; the protein is encoded by the coding sequence ATGGCCTTAATACGTAAGCGTCGTCTGACAGAGCAACAACAGCGCCGCATTCAGAAACAACAGAAAACACGTCAAGAAGATCTCGATACCTCCAGTGATCTTGAAGGTTTAGTGGTGCAACATTATGGCCGCCAACTTGAAGTGCAAGCTTTGTCTCGCCCTGACATTCACCCTGAAAAACCTGTGGTCGCCGATGGTGAGCCTGAACCTTTCTGGAAAGAGATTGAACTGGACAGCGTCTGGCGCTGTCATACCCGGACCAATCTGGATTTATTGGTCACGGGTGACCGGGTCAAATGGCAAGCCGATCCGAATACCGGTTTAGGAATTATCACCGCGATTCATCCCCGAAAATCCTTATTGACACGCCCCGACCGCTATCACAAGGTTAAACCGGTAGCGGCCAACATTTCACTGATTGTGATCGTGTTTGCACCATTGCCTGAGCCAGCGCCGGGCCTGATCGACCGTTATCTGGTGGCCTGTGCCGATGCCGATATTCCTGCATTGCTGGTGATGAATAAAGCCGATTTGTTAAAAGAAAACGATCCGATTCTGACTCTGCTGCAAGAATATCAAGATCTCGGTTATGAAGTGATGCAGACCCAATCCGATGGCGACCTGACTGCACTGTCTAATCGTCTGGAAAATGAAACGGTGGCTTTCGTCGGTCAATCTGGTGTGGGTAAAAGCACGCTGATTAATGCGATCGTGCCGGATGCCGCACAGAAAACCAATATTATTTCGGAAAACTCGGCACTTGGTCAGCACACTACGACATCAACGCGCTTGATCGGTTTTGGTGAAGGTGCCGCCCTGATTGACTCTCCGGGAATTCGTGAATTTGGCCTGTGGCATCTGACTTTAGATAAGGTACAAAGCGGCTTTCCTGAAATTGAAAATCTGCTCGGACATTGTCAGTTCCGTAACTGTACCCATAAGCATGAAAAACAATGTGCTTTACGCCAGGCCGCCGCAGCAGGTGAAATTTTACCGCGCCGACTGGACAGCTATTTACGTTTAATCGACGAAATCACTGAAGCACAGCAAAAAAATTAA
- a CDS encoding rhodanese-like domain-containing protein has protein sequence MERWFEFMGNHPFLFGTLAVLVVLFFIIEGQRNGRKISPQSLGILVKAKNAMLIDLRDAKDFREGHISGSRNIPYSQITKHVEELKASDRPLVFICNLGQVAGTALQQVGHADAYRLDGGVSNWKAQGLPLVKSK, from the coding sequence GTGGAACGTTGGTTCGAGTTTATGGGGAATCACCCCTTCTTATTTGGAACACTCGCGGTATTAGTGGTTTTGTTCTTCATTATCGAAGGTCAACGTAACGGTCGCAAAATTTCTCCGCAATCGCTGGGAATTTTAGTCAAAGCAAAAAATGCCATGCTGATTGATTTACGTGATGCAAAAGACTTCCGTGAAGGTCATATCAGCGGCAGCCGTAATATTCCATATAGCCAGATTACAAAACATGTTGAAGAGCTGAAAGCATCTGATCGCCCTTTGGTGTTCATTTGTAACCTTGGACAGGTGGCTGGTACTGCATTACAGCAGGTCGGTCATGCTGATGCATACCGTCTTGATGGCGGCGTCAGCAACTGGAAAGCTCAAGGTTTACCTTTGGTGAAAAGCAAATAA
- the grxC gene encoding glutaredoxin 3, translated as MAEVTIYSTTVCPYCVRAKQLLERKGVAYKEINLSQEAPEVRLELMQRTNHRTVPQIFINDQFIGGFDQLYALEREGKLDELLA; from the coding sequence ATGGCTGAAGTTACTATTTACTCGACGACAGTATGTCCTTATTGCGTGCGTGCAAAACAGCTACTGGAACGTAAGGGTGTGGCATATAAAGAGATTAACTTGTCTCAAGAAGCGCCTGAAGTACGTCTTGAATTGATGCAGCGTACCAATCACCGTACCGTGCCACAAATTTTTATTAATGATCAGTTCATCGGTGGTTTTGACCAACTTTATGCTTTAGAGCGTGAAGGCAAACTTGATGAATTGCTGGCTTAA
- the secB gene encoding protein-export chaperone SecB gives MSEEQQAQPQLALERIYTKDISFEVPGAQVFTKQWQPELNINLSSSAEKIDETHFEVALKVVVQATNEGDTAFIVDVTQAGIFLVDGVEEERLPYILGAYCPNILFPFLREAVNDMVTKGSFPQLLLTPINFDAEFEANMQRAQAAAVDGQA, from the coding sequence ATGAGTGAAGAACAACAAGCTCAACCACAATTGGCATTAGAGCGTATTTACACCAAAGATATTTCTTTTGAAGTTCCTGGGGCGCAAGTTTTTACCAAGCAATGGCAACCTGAGTTAAACATCAATCTTTCTTCTTCTGCAGAAAAAATTGATGAAACTCATTTTGAAGTAGCTTTGAAAGTCGTGGTTCAAGCGACCAACGAAGGTGATACCGCGTTTATCGTTGATGTGACTCAAGCTGGTATTTTCCTGGTGGATGGCGTTGAAGAAGAGCGTCTTCCATATATCCTGGGTGCATACTGTCCGAACATTCTGTTCCCGTTCCTACGTGAAGCAGTGAATGATATGGTGACTAAAGGCAGCTTCCCACAGTTGCTACTTACACCAATCAACTTCGATGCTGAATTTGAAGCCAATATGCAACGTGCCCAAGCCGCTGCTGTGGATGGTCAAGCTTAA
- a CDS encoding enoyl-ACP reductase FabI, which translates to MAQGLLAGKRFLIAGIASKLSIAFGIAQALHREGAELAFTYPNEKLKKRVDDFAEQFGSKLVFPCDVAVDAEIDQAFAELAKHWDGMDGVVHSIGFAPAHTLDGDFTEITDREGFNIAHDISAYSFIAMARAAKPLLQVRQGCLLTLTYQGSERVMPNYNVMGMAKASLEAGVRYLASSLGQEGIRVNAISAGPIRTLAASGIKSFRKMLDLNEKVAPLKRNVTIEDVGNAALFLCSPWANGITGEILYVDAGFNTVGMSADLMADAE; encoded by the coding sequence ATGGCACAAGGACTTTTGGCGGGTAAGCGCTTCTTGATCGCGGGCATTGCGAGTAAATTATCGATTGCTTTTGGTATTGCTCAGGCATTGCATCGTGAAGGTGCTGAATTGGCTTTTACTTATCCAAATGAAAAGCTGAAAAAGCGGGTAGATGACTTCGCTGAACAGTTTGGTTCAAAACTGGTTTTTCCTTGTGATGTGGCAGTCGATGCTGAAATTGACCAGGCATTTGCTGAACTGGCTAAACACTGGGATGGTATGGACGGCGTAGTGCATTCTATCGGTTTTGCACCGGCACATACGCTGGATGGTGACTTCACCGAGATCACGGATCGTGAAGGTTTTAATATTGCGCATGACATCAGTGCTTATAGCTTTATTGCGATGGCGCGTGCGGCAAAACCTTTGCTGCAAGTCCGTCAAGGCTGTTTGCTGACGCTGACCTATCAAGGTTCTGAGCGTGTAATGCCAAACTATAACGTGATGGGTATGGCTAAAGCCTCTTTAGAAGCAGGCGTACGTTATTTGGCGTCTAGCTTGGGTCAGGAAGGTATTCGCGTGAATGCGATCTCTGCGGGTCCAATCCGTACTTTGGCAGCTTCAGGTATTAAATCATTCCGTAAAATGCTTGACCTGAATGAGAAAGTTGCTCCATTAAAACGTAATGTGACGATTGAAGATGTCGGTAATGCTGCATTGTTCCTGTGCTCGCCATGGGCTAACGGAATTACCGGTGAAATCCTGTATGTCGATGCCGGTTTCAATACGGTAGGTATGAGCGCTGATTTGATGGCGGATGCGGAATAA